From the genome of Pseudomonas sihuiensis:
GAAAGTTGCCCGCGACTACGTGATCTACCGCGAAGCCCAGGCCAACAAGCGCAAGAGCGCCAATGCCGGCAGCGACATCGCCCAGCCGCACCCGAGCATCCGCATCACCACCGCTGGCGGTGAACTGCAGCCGCTGGACATGGGCCGCCTGCAAACCATCATCACGGAGGCCTGTGAAGGCCTGGCCGAAGTCGATGGTTCGCTGATCGAGCGCGAAACCCTGAAAAACCTGTACGACGGCGTCGCCGAGAAGGACGTCAACACCGCCCTGGTGATGACCGCCCGTACCCTGGTCGAGCGTGAGCCGAACTACAGCTACGTCACCGCACGCCTGCTGATGGACAACATCCGCGCCGAGGCCCTGAGCTTCCTCAACATCACCGCCAGCGCCACTCACCACGAGATGGCCGAGCTGTACGCCAAGGCCCTGCCGGCCTACGTCGAAGCCGGCTCGCAATTCGAGCTGCTCGACCCGAAACTCAAAGAGTACGACCTGGAGAAACTGGGCAAGGCGCTGAACCACGAGCGCGACCAGCAGTTCACCTACCTGGGCCTGCAGACCCTGTACGACCGTTACTTCATCCACAAGGACGGCATCCGTTTCGAACTGCCACAGGTGTTCTTCATGCGCGTGGCCATGGGCCTGGCCATCGAAGAGCCGAAGAACCGTGAAGACCGCGCCATCGAGTTCTACAACCTGCTGTCCTCGTTCGACTACATGGCGTCGACCCCGACCCTGTTCAACGCCGGTACCCTGCGTCCGCAGCTGTCCTCCTGCTACCTGACCACCGTGCCGGACGACCTGTCGGGCATCTACGGCGCCATCCACGACAACGCCATGCTGTCGAAATTCGCCGGCGGCCTGGGCAACGACTGGACCCCGGTGCGCGCGCTGGGCTCCTACATCAAGGGCACCAACGGCAAATCCCAGGGCGTCGTGCCCTTCCTGAAAGTGGTCAACGACACCGCCGTGGCGGTCAACCAGGGCGGCAAGCGCAAGGGCGCGGTCTGCGCCTACCTGGAAACCTGGCACATGGACATCGAGGAATTCCTCGAGCTGCGCAAGAACACCGGTGACGACCGTCGTCGTACCCACGACATGAACACCGCCAACTGGATTCCGGACCTGTTCATGAAGCGCGTCTTCGAAGACGGCAAGTGGACCCTGTTCAGCCCGAGCGAAGTACCGGATCTGCACGACCTCACCGGCAAGGCCTTCGAAGAGCGCTACGAGTACTACGAAGCCCTGATCGAGTACGGCAAGATCAAGCTGTACAAGACCATCCAGGCCAAGGACCTGTGGCGCAAGATGCTCTCGATGCTGTTCGAGACCGGCCACCCATGGCTGACCTTCAAGGACCCGTGCAACCTGCGCAGCCCGCAGCAGCACGTGGGCGTGGTACACAGCTCCAACCTGTGCACCGAGATCACCCTGAACACCAACAAGGACGAGATCGCGGTCTGCAACCTGGGCTCGGTCAACCTGGTCAACCACATCGTCGACGGCAAGCTGGACATCGAGAAACTCGGCCGCACCGTGAAGACCGCTGTGCGCATGCTCGATAACGTCATCGACATCAACTACTACAGCGTCGACCAGGCGCGTAACTCCAACTTCAAGCACCGTCCGGTCGGCCTCGGCCTGATGGGCTTCCAGGACGCTCTGTACCTGCAACACATCGCCTACGGCTCCGACGCTGCCGTCGAATTCGCCGACAAGTCGATGGAAGCCATCAGCTACTACGCCATCCAGGCTTCCTGTGACCTGGCCGAAGAGCGCGGCGCCTACAGCACCTTCGAAGGCTCGCTGTGGAGCAAAGGCATCCTGCCGCTGGATTCGCAGCAAATCCTGATCGAAGCCCGTGGCCAGAAGTACATCGACGTCGACCTGTCCGAGTCGCTGGACTGGGCACCGATCCGCGAGCGCGTGAAGAAAGGTATTCGTAACTCGAACATCATGGCCATCGCGCCGACCGCGACCATCTCCAACATCATTGGCGTGTCGCAGTCCATCGAGCCGACCTACCAGAACCTGTACGTGAAATCGAACCTCTCCGGCGAA
Proteins encoded in this window:
- a CDS encoding ribonucleoside-diphosphate reductase subunit alpha — its product is MHTDTTRENPQAVAPQAAESSQDLAATAPGQLRVIKRNGTVVPYTDDKITVAITKAFLAVEGGTAAASSRIHDTVARLTEQVTATFKRRMPSGGTIHIEEIQDQVELALMRAGEQKVARDYVIYREAQANKRKSANAGSDIAQPHPSIRITTAGGELQPLDMGRLQTIITEACEGLAEVDGSLIERETLKNLYDGVAEKDVNTALVMTARTLVEREPNYSYVTARLLMDNIRAEALSFLNITASATHHEMAELYAKALPAYVEAGSQFELLDPKLKEYDLEKLGKALNHERDQQFTYLGLQTLYDRYFIHKDGIRFELPQVFFMRVAMGLAIEEPKNREDRAIEFYNLLSSFDYMASTPTLFNAGTLRPQLSSCYLTTVPDDLSGIYGAIHDNAMLSKFAGGLGNDWTPVRALGSYIKGTNGKSQGVVPFLKVVNDTAVAVNQGGKRKGAVCAYLETWHMDIEEFLELRKNTGDDRRRTHDMNTANWIPDLFMKRVFEDGKWTLFSPSEVPDLHDLTGKAFEERYEYYEALIEYGKIKLYKTIQAKDLWRKMLSMLFETGHPWLTFKDPCNLRSPQQHVGVVHSSNLCTEITLNTNKDEIAVCNLGSVNLVNHIVDGKLDIEKLGRTVKTAVRMLDNVIDINYYSVDQARNSNFKHRPVGLGLMGFQDALYLQHIAYGSDAAVEFADKSMEAISYYAIQASCDLAEERGAYSTFEGSLWSKGILPLDSQQILIEARGQKYIDVDLSESLDWAPIRERVKKGIRNSNIMAIAPTATISNIIGVSQSIEPTYQNLYVKSNLSGEFTVINPYLVRDLKNRGLWDSVMVNDLKYYDGSVQQIERIPQDLKDLYATAFEVETKWIVDAASRRQKWIDQAQSLNLYIAGASGKKLDVTYRMAWYRGLKTTYYLRALAATSTEKSTINTGKLNAVSAGGDEGFSAKAQAPAQQAAPAPAPVPKACAIDEPDCEACQ